One region of Streptomyces sp. CG4 genomic DNA includes:
- the ssd gene encoding septum site-determining protein Ssd, whose protein sequence is MTGTVTHDPPPGTGDRQDRPLIVTEDAELLDDLLRLCAAAGATPEVHHGVPDNGDGWQSAPLVLVGDDAARRVGAAPRRRGVVLVGRDQDDPGVWKRAVEIGADHVLMLPDGEQWLVDRIADVAEGVGRPALTVGVIGGRGGAGASTLACALAVTSAREGLRTLLVDADPLGGGLDVLLGGESADGLRWPAFAASRGRVGGGALEESLPELHSLRVLSWDRGDCVAIPAQAVRAVLAAARRRGGTVVVDLPRRLDDGVAEALAQLDLALLVVPAELRAVAAAGRVASAVGMVVRDVRVAVRGPYAPGLDDREVARLLGLPLAGEVPVEPPLLRPQGGAKPPAATGRGPLARFCANFWERALVEAGGTR, encoded by the coding sequence GTGACCGGAACCGTCACTCACGACCCGCCGCCCGGCACCGGAGACAGGCAGGACCGGCCGCTCATCGTCACCGAGGACGCCGAACTCCTGGACGACCTGCTGCGCCTGTGCGCGGCCGCGGGCGCCACACCCGAGGTCCACCACGGCGTGCCCGACAACGGCGATGGCTGGCAGTCGGCCCCGCTGGTGCTGGTCGGCGACGACGCCGCCCGCCGGGTCGGCGCGGCTCCGCGGCGGCGCGGAGTGGTGCTGGTCGGCCGCGACCAGGACGACCCGGGGGTGTGGAAACGCGCCGTGGAGATCGGCGCGGACCATGTCCTGATGCTGCCCGACGGCGAGCAGTGGCTGGTCGACCGGATCGCCGACGTCGCCGAGGGCGTCGGCCGCCCGGCCCTCACCGTCGGGGTGATCGGCGGCCGGGGCGGGGCCGGCGCCTCCACGCTCGCGTGCGCGCTCGCCGTCACCTCCGCGCGCGAGGGACTGCGCACCCTCCTCGTGGACGCCGATCCGCTCGGTGGCGGACTCGATGTACTCCTCGGCGGCGAGAGCGCCGACGGGCTGCGCTGGCCCGCCTTCGCCGCCTCGCGCGGCCGGGTCGGCGGCGGCGCCCTGGAGGAGTCGCTGCCCGAACTGCACTCCCTGCGGGTGCTGAGCTGGGACCGCGGGGACTGCGTCGCCATCCCGGCGCAGGCGGTGCGCGCGGTGCTCGCCGCAGCACGGCGGCGCGGCGGCACGGTCGTGGTCGACCTGCCCCGCCGGCTCGACGACGGGGTCGCCGAAGCCCTCGCCCAGCTCGACCTGGCGCTGCTCGTCGTCCCCGCCGAGCTGCGCGCGGTCGCGGCCGCAGGGCGGGTCGCCTCGGCCGTCGGCATGGTCGTGCGCGACGTGCGCGTGGCGGTGCGCGGGCCGTACGCACCGGGCCTGGACGACCGGGAGGTGGCCCGCCTGCTCGGCCTGCCACTGGCCGGTGAGGTACCGGTCGAACCGCCGCTGCTGCGCCCGCAGGGCGGCGCGAAACCGCCCGCCGCGACCGGCCGCGGCCCGCTCGCCCGCTTCTGCGCGAACTTCTGGGAACGCGCGCTGGTCGAGGCCGGAGGCACCCGATGA
- a CDS encoding ATP-binding protein, translated as MKIAFVGKGGSGKTTLSSLFIRHLVAAGAPVVAIDADINQHLGPALGLDETEAAALPAMGERLALIKDHLRGSNPRIRSAATMIKTTPPGEGSRLVRVREPNPVYDACARPVELDGGAVRLMVTGPFTDADLGVACYHSKTGAVELFLNHLVDGPDEYVVVDMTAGSDSFASGMFTRFDMTFLVAEPTRKGVSVYRQYKEYARDFGVALKVVGNKIQEQDDIDFLRAEVGDDLLVTFAGSDWVRAMEKGRPPRFDLLEEANARALHTLRATADATYELRDWERYTRQMVHFHLKNAEAWGNERTGADLAAQVDPGFVLSEDIGAGVTTPV; from the coding sequence ATGAAAATTGCTTTCGTTGGGAAGGGCGGCAGCGGCAAGACCACCCTCTCCTCTCTCTTCATCCGCCACCTGGTCGCCGCCGGCGCCCCGGTGGTCGCCATCGACGCGGACATCAACCAGCACCTCGGTCCCGCGCTCGGCCTCGATGAGACGGAGGCGGCCGCACTGCCCGCCATGGGCGAACGGCTGGCACTGATCAAGGACCATCTGCGCGGCAGCAATCCGCGTATCCGCTCCGCCGCCACGATGATCAAGACGACCCCGCCCGGCGAGGGCTCGCGGCTGGTCCGGGTGCGGGAGCCGAATCCGGTCTACGACGCCTGCGCACGGCCGGTGGAACTCGACGGCGGCGCCGTCCGTTTGATGGTCACGGGCCCCTTCACGGACGCCGACCTGGGGGTCGCCTGCTACCACTCCAAGACGGGAGCGGTGGAGCTGTTCCTGAACCACCTCGTCGACGGCCCCGACGAGTACGTCGTGGTGGACATGACGGCGGGTTCGGACTCCTTCGCCTCCGGCATGTTCACCCGCTTCGACATGACGTTCCTCGTAGCCGAGCCGACCCGGAAGGGAGTCTCCGTCTATCGCCAGTACAAGGAGTACGCCCGCGACTTCGGCGTCGCCCTGAAGGTCGTCGGCAACAAGATCCAGGAACAGGACGACATCGACTTCCTGCGCGCGGAGGTCGGCGACGACCTGCTCGTGACCTTCGCCGGCTCGGACTGGGTGCGCGCCATGGAGAAGGGCCGGCCGCCCCGGTTCGACCTCCTGGAGGAGGCCAACGCCCGCGCCCTGCACACCCTGCGGGCCACCGCGGACGCCACGTACGAGCTGCGGGACTGGGAGCGCTACACCCGCCAGATGGTGCACTTCCACCTGAAGAACGCCGAGGCGTGGGGCAATGAGCGCACCGGGGCCGACCTGGCCGCACAGGTCGATCCCGGCTTCGTGCTCAGCGAAGACATCGGCGCGGGTGTGACAACTCCCGTATGA
- a CDS encoding DUF4244 domain-containing protein: MRRKIEAAAVRLRGKGRRDAGMVTSEYAMGIIAAVGFALLLYEVVTSGQVRAELQDIVKKALSARM, encoded by the coding sequence ATGCGCAGGAAGATCGAGGCAGCGGCGGTACGGCTGCGGGGGAAGGGGCGCAGGGACGCCGGAATGGTGACGTCCGAGTACGCGATGGGGATCATCGCGGCCGTCGGGTTCGCCTTGCTGCTCTACGAGGTCGTCACCAGCGGCCAGGTCCGGGCGGAGCTGCAGGACATCGTGAAGAAGGCCCTCAGTGCGCGGATGTGA
- a CDS encoding TadE family type IV pilus minor pilin, giving the protein MTAEAAVALCVLVAFTMALVWGLLVVAAQIRCVDAARIGARAAARQDTPDAVVTVTREAAPRGARVTVGREGDQVRVTVVARPPVLSGLPFEVREEAVAPAEETTGADRTTGAGEAGS; this is encoded by the coding sequence GTGACCGCGGAGGCGGCCGTGGCGCTGTGTGTGCTGGTGGCGTTCACGATGGCGCTGGTCTGGGGGCTGCTCGTGGTGGCCGCGCAGATCCGGTGTGTGGATGCCGCCCGCATCGGCGCCCGGGCCGCTGCCCGTCAGGACACGCCCGACGCGGTGGTGACGGTGACCCGGGAGGCGGCGCCGCGCGGGGCGCGCGTGACCGTCGGGCGCGAGGGCGACCAGGTGCGGGTGACGGTGGTGGCCAGGCCGCCGGTGCTGAGCGGGCTGCCGTTCGAGGTTCGGGAGGAGGCCGTCGCGCCGGCCGAGGAGACGACAGGGGCTGATCGGACGACAGGGGCCGGGGAGGCGGGGTCGTGA
- a CDS encoding oxidoreductase, which translates to MSTTGANADPLAALGSLPGVADSVESVRKAVDRVYGHRIMRRRSTEITAEAALRGSRGSAALSGADWALEEVRRRTDFGVDDEARVMGAALRLSAEAGQLLSIWRQSPLRVLARLHLVAAAGKGDEIGRPRQAGEAVDEPLIELPLPDAQEVSGRLEGLADLIIAGTSAPALVTAAVVHGELLALRPFVSHNGLVARTAERIVLIGSGLDPKAICPAEVGHAELGRASYLAALDGYASGTPEGMAAWIAHCGRAIELGARESTAVCEALQRGAA; encoded by the coding sequence ATGAGTACGACAGGCGCGAACGCCGACCCGCTCGCGGCCCTGGGCTCCCTGCCCGGTGTCGCCGACTCCGTGGAGTCCGTGCGCAAGGCCGTGGACCGGGTCTACGGGCACCGGATCATGCGGCGCCGCAGCACCGAGATCACCGCCGAGGCCGCCCTGCGCGGCTCCCGCGGCTCCGCTGCGCTGTCCGGCGCCGACTGGGCCCTGGAGGAGGTGCGGCGGCGCACCGACTTCGGCGTCGACGACGAGGCGCGCGTCATGGGCGCCGCCCTCAGGCTGTCGGCGGAAGCGGGGCAGCTGCTGTCCATCTGGCGGCAGTCACCCCTACGGGTGCTGGCGCGACTGCACCTGGTGGCCGCGGCGGGCAAGGGTGACGAGATCGGCAGGCCGCGCCAGGCCGGTGAGGCGGTGGACGAGCCGCTGATCGAGCTGCCGCTGCCGGACGCCCAGGAGGTCTCCGGCCGGCTGGAGGGGCTCGCGGACCTGATCATCGCCGGGACGTCCGCGCCCGCGCTGGTGACGGCCGCCGTGGTGCACGGCGAGCTGCTCGCACTGCGGCCCTTCGTGTCCCACAACGGCCTGGTCGCACGCACCGCCGAGCGGATCGTGTTGATCGGCAGCGGCCTGGACCCCAAGGCGATCTGCCCGGCCGAGGTCGGCCATGCCGAACTGGGCCGCGCCTCCTACCTGGCGGCGCTGGACGGATATGCCTCCGGCACCCCTGAGGGCATGGCGGCCTGGATCGCCCACTGCGGCAGGGCGATCGAGCTGGGTGCGCGCGAGTCGACGGCCGTGTGCGAGGCACTGCAGCGCGGTGCGGCCTGA
- a CDS encoding TadA family conjugal transfer-associated ATPase yields the protein MSLPGLDRADGAALLDGVRRRLAESGAEPTPARVAQALREQGRVLGDAEVLGAARQLRSELVGSGPLEPLLADPDVTDVLVSAPDRVWVDRGGGLELTPVTFPDAAAVRRLAQRLATVAGRRLDDARPWADARLPDGTRLHAVLPPVAVGCTCLALRVVRPRAFTLEELVEAGTVPPGGDRILRALLAARLSFLVSGGTGCGKTTLLSALLGLVGAGERIVLAEDSAELRPDHPHVVRLETRPANQEGAGLVTLEDLVRQALRMRPDRLVVGEVRGPEVVHLLAALNTGHEGGCCTVHANAAADVPARLEALATAAGLDRAALHSQLAAALSVVVHLVRDRSGRRRIAEVHVLERDATGLVRTVPALRWGERAFVRERGWERLRCLLGAAGEFGEDSCSGRAEKGDGSDR from the coding sequence ATGAGCCTCCCCGGACTCGACCGCGCGGACGGCGCCGCCCTGCTCGACGGCGTCCGGCGCCGGCTGGCCGAGAGCGGCGCCGAACCCACCCCCGCGCGCGTGGCCCAGGCCCTGCGCGAACAGGGCCGGGTGCTCGGCGACGCCGAGGTCCTCGGCGCGGCCCGGCAGCTGAGGTCCGAACTCGTCGGCTCCGGCCCCCTGGAGCCGCTGCTCGCCGACCCGGACGTCACCGACGTCCTGGTGTCCGCCCCGGACCGGGTGTGGGTGGACCGCGGCGGGGGACTGGAGCTGACCCCGGTGACCTTCCCCGACGCGGCGGCCGTGCGACGCCTCGCGCAGCGGCTGGCCACGGTGGCCGGACGCCGGCTGGACGACGCCCGGCCGTGGGCGGACGCCCGGCTGCCCGACGGAACGAGGCTGCACGCGGTGCTGCCCCCGGTCGCCGTCGGCTGTACCTGCCTGGCCCTGCGGGTCGTACGGCCCCGGGCGTTCACGCTGGAGGAACTGGTCGAGGCCGGCACGGTGCCGCCCGGCGGCGACCGGATCCTGCGGGCGCTGCTGGCGGCCCGGCTCTCCTTCCTCGTCAGCGGCGGAACCGGCTGCGGCAAGACGACCCTGCTCAGCGCACTGCTGGGCCTGGTCGGCGCGGGCGAGCGGATCGTGCTCGCCGAGGACTCGGCCGAGCTGCGCCCGGACCACCCGCACGTCGTCCGGCTGGAGACCCGGCCCGCGAACCAGGAGGGTGCCGGACTGGTCACCCTGGAGGACCTCGTCCGGCAGGCGCTGCGGATGCGCCCCGACCGGCTGGTCGTCGGAGAGGTCCGCGGACCCGAGGTCGTGCATCTGCTCGCGGCTCTCAACACGGGCCATGAGGGCGGCTGTTGCACGGTCCACGCCAATGCCGCCGCAGACGTACCGGCCCGCCTGGAAGCGCTGGCCACGGCCGCCGGGCTCGACCGGGCCGCACTGCACAGCCAACTGGCGGCCGCGCTCTCCGTGGTCGTGCATCTCGTACGGGACCGGTCCGGGCGGCGCCGGATCGCCGAGGTGCACGTACTGGAGCGGGACGCCACGGGGCTGGTCCGGACGGTGCCGGCCCTGCGCTGGGGCGAGCGGGCCTTCGTGCGGGAGCGGGGCTGGGAGCGGCTGCGGTGCCTCTTGGGGGCCGCGGGGGAGTTCGGGGAGGACTCGTGTTCGGGGAGGGCTGAGAAAGGTGACGGAAGTGACCGGTGA
- a CDS encoding type II secretion system F family protein, producing MTAALLCLGALVWLLGGPHYGVRRARLLLAGGGAVAIGPPSWDQARTELRRLRGRLGAEWWALVAGLMLGLLGASVIPVAAGAAGVPVLRRVRLARQARRVRERRADAVIALCGALAGEVRAGRQPGEALLRAAQDSGGLGEAQATVVAAARFGGDVPGALAAAARQPGAEGLLGLAACWRVAVDQGAGLAAGLDRLDAALRAERDQRADLRAQLAGARATTVLLAVLPALGLLLGSAMGAAPLHVLLHTGPGLACLAAGSVFEAAGMWWAVRIVRAAGTV from the coding sequence ATGACGGCCGCGCTGCTCTGTCTCGGCGCGCTGGTCTGGCTGCTGGGCGGGCCTCATTACGGGGTGCGGCGGGCGCGGCTGCTGCTCGCGGGCGGCGGAGCGGTGGCGATCGGCCCGCCCTCCTGGGACCAGGCCCGCACGGAACTACGGCGGCTGCGCGGCCGCTTGGGGGCCGAGTGGTGGGCGCTCGTGGCCGGCCTGATGCTCGGGCTGCTGGGGGCCTCGGTGATTCCGGTAGCCGCGGGGGCGGCCGGAGTGCCGGTGTTGCGCCGGGTGCGGCTGGCGCGCCAGGCCCGGCGCGTCCGGGAGCGGCGGGCGGACGCGGTGATCGCCCTGTGCGGGGCGCTCGCCGGGGAGGTGCGCGCCGGACGGCAGCCGGGCGAGGCGCTGCTGCGGGCGGCACAGGACTCCGGCGGGCTGGGCGAGGCGCAGGCGACCGTGGTCGCGGCGGCGCGGTTCGGCGGAGACGTACCCGGCGCGCTCGCCGCGGCGGCCCGGCAACCGGGCGCCGAGGGCCTGCTCGGGCTGGCCGCGTGCTGGCGGGTGGCCGTGGACCAGGGTGCCGGACTCGCGGCCGGCCTGGACCGGCTGGACGCGGCCCTGCGCGCCGAGCGCGACCAACGAGCGGACCTGCGAGCCCAGTTGGCGGGCGCCCGGGCGACCACGGTGCTGCTCGCCGTCCTGCCCGCCCTCGGCCTGCTCCTCGGCTCGGCGATGGGCGCGGCCCCGCTCCACGTACTGCTCCACACCGGCCCCGGTCTCGCCTGCCTGGCAGCCGGGTCGGTGTTCGAGGCGGCCGGGATGTGGTGGGCGGTGCGGATCGTGCGGGCGGCGGGGACGGTGTGA
- a CDS encoding SulP family inorganic anion transporter, which produces MSACAPPHPQHPHPPHGPPPNHRPRLPTAAAGLSASVAVFLIALPLSLGIALATGAPLQAGLVAAAVGGLVTGRLGGCPLQVSGPAAGLTVVTADLIHRYGWRATCGITVLAGLTQLGLRCLRVARGALAVSPAVVHGMLAGIGITLAVAQLHIVLGGSPDSSVLANLRALPAQLAHVHPAAVSMSALTLALLLVWHRLPGRPGKLLRGVPAALVAVAGATATAALAGPALPRVELPSWRSHALAGLPEGPVLGLVAAVLTTTLVCSVQSLLGAVTVDRPAAARPGPVSRAGRSDLDRELLSQGAANIVAGALGGLPVAGVAVRSTANVNSGALSRNSTMLHGVLVVVAALLMVPILAEIPLASLAALVMAVGIQMVSLHHIRTVTRHREVPVYAATALGVVFLGVLQGVLLGVAVAVAVALHRLTRTRITHEEKEGVHHVRIQGQLTFLAVPRLSRALHLVPQGAHAVVELDVSFMDHAAYESLQDWTCAHTARGGTAELSGRRGGIRTAEPPPSAGCGCRPWTSWRTHRSCFPESAAAPADQDAARELARGIASFQRNTAPLVRAELARLARAGQRPAQLFLTCADSRIVTSMITASGPGDLFVVRNVGNLVPAPGEERGDDSVAAAVEYAVEVLGVRSITVCGHSGCGAMQALLTASGAGGSTPLRRWLRHGLPSLARLAEDRRARPRLAGRLPADAVEQLCLVNVVQQLEHLRAHTPVARALARGELELHGMYFHVGEAQAYLLAGSEEDGLFEGVTGRITEGVVAGEAHSPT; this is translated from the coding sequence ATGTCAGCCTGCGCACCCCCGCACCCCCAGCACCCGCATCCACCGCACGGTCCGCCGCCGAACCACCGGCCCCGCCTCCCCACAGCGGCCGCCGGCCTTTCCGCGTCCGTCGCCGTCTTCCTGATCGCCCTGCCCCTGTCCCTCGGCATCGCCCTGGCCACCGGCGCCCCGCTGCAGGCCGGTCTCGTCGCTGCGGCCGTGGGCGGACTCGTCACCGGCCGGCTCGGTGGCTGCCCGCTCCAGGTCAGCGGGCCCGCCGCGGGGCTCACCGTGGTCACCGCCGACCTGATCCACCGCTACGGCTGGCGGGCGACCTGCGGCATCACCGTCCTCGCCGGACTCACCCAGCTCGGCCTCCGCTGTCTGCGAGTGGCGCGCGGCGCGCTCGCGGTCAGCCCCGCCGTGGTGCACGGCATGCTCGCCGGGATCGGCATCACCCTCGCCGTCGCGCAGCTGCACATCGTCCTCGGCGGCAGCCCGGACAGCTCCGTCCTGGCCAACCTGCGGGCGCTGCCCGCCCAGTTGGCCCACGTGCATCCGGCCGCCGTCTCGATGAGCGCGCTGACGCTCGCCCTCCTGCTGGTCTGGCACCGGCTGCCCGGCCGCCCGGGCAAGCTGCTGCGCGGAGTGCCGGCCGCGCTCGTGGCCGTGGCCGGGGCCACCGCGACGGCGGCCCTCGCCGGGCCGGCCCTGCCCCGGGTCGAGCTGCCGTCCTGGCGCAGCCATGCCCTGGCCGGACTGCCTGAGGGCCCGGTGCTCGGGCTCGTCGCCGCCGTGCTCACCACCACCCTGGTGTGCAGCGTGCAGTCGCTGCTCGGCGCGGTGACCGTGGACAGGCCGGCCGCGGCTCGCCCCGGCCCCGTCTCCCGGGCCGGCCGCTCCGACCTCGACCGGGAGCTGCTGAGTCAGGGAGCCGCCAACATCGTCGCCGGGGCGCTCGGCGGACTGCCGGTCGCCGGGGTGGCCGTGCGCAGTACCGCGAATGTGAACTCCGGTGCCCTGAGCCGGAACTCCACAATGCTGCACGGCGTTCTCGTAGTAGTCGCCGCGCTGCTGATGGTCCCGATCCTGGCGGAGATCCCGCTCGCCTCCCTCGCCGCCCTGGTGATGGCCGTCGGTATCCAGATGGTGTCCCTGCACCACATCCGCACGGTGACGCGCCACCGAGAAGTGCCGGTCTACGCCGCGACCGCACTCGGCGTGGTGTTCCTCGGCGTCCTTCAGGGCGTGCTCCTCGGCGTCGCCGTGGCGGTCGCCGTCGCCCTGCACCGCCTCACCCGCACCCGCATCACCCACGAAGAGAAGGAAGGAGTCCATCACGTACGAATCCAAGGCCAGTTGACGTTCCTCGCGGTGCCCCGGCTCAGCCGAGCCCTGCATCTCGTACCCCAAGGCGCCCACGCCGTCGTGGAGTTGGACGTATCGTTCATGGACCACGCGGCGTACGAGTCGCTGCAGGACTGGACGTGTGCCCACACCGCGCGAGGCGGCACTGCCGAGCTGTCGGGCCGGCGCGGCGGAATCCGGACCGCCGAGCCACCCCCGTCCGCCGGGTGCGGTTGCCGGCCCTGGACGTCCTGGCGCACTCACCGGTCCTGCTTCCCGGAATCCGCCGCCGCCCCGGCGGACCAGGACGCGGCGCGGGAGCTGGCCCGTGGGATCGCCTCGTTCCAGCGCAACACCGCGCCGCTGGTGCGGGCGGAGCTGGCGCGGCTCGCCCGGGCAGGGCAGCGGCCCGCACAGCTCTTCCTCACCTGTGCCGATTCCCGGATCGTCACGTCGATGATCACCGCCAGTGGTCCCGGCGACCTGTTCGTCGTCCGCAACGTCGGCAACCTGGTGCCGGCGCCGGGCGAGGAACGCGGCGACGACTCGGTGGCGGCCGCCGTCGAGTACGCCGTGGAGGTGCTCGGGGTGCGCTCCATCACCGTGTGCGGGCACTCGGGATGCGGGGCGATGCAGGCGCTGTTGACCGCGAGCGGGGCGGGCGGCAGCACCCCGTTGCGGCGCTGGCTCCGGCACGGTCTGCCGAGTCTGGCGCGGCTGGCCGAGGACCGCCGCGCCCGGCCCCGGCTCGCCGGCCGACTCCCGGCGGACGCGGTGGAGCAGCTGTGTCTGGTCAACGTGGTCCAGCAGCTGGAGCATCTGCGGGCGCACACCCCGGTGGCCCGGGCGCTGGCCCGGGGCGAGCTGGAGCTGCACGGGATGTACTTCCACGTGGGCGAGGCGCAGGCGTATCTGCTGGCGGGGAGCGAAGAGGACGGGCTGTTCGAGGGCGTCACGGGGAGGATCACGGAAGGGGTGGTCGCAGGGGAGGCACACAGTCCGACGTGA
- a CDS encoding HAD-IB family hydrolase — MLGDVENHSLPRAAAFFDLDKTVIAKSSTLTFSKSFYQGGLINRRAALRTAYAQFVFLAGGLDHDQMERMRAYLSDLCRGWNVQQVREIVAETLHDLIDPIIYDEAASLIEEHHTAGRDVVIVSTSGAEVVEPIGELLGADRVVATRMVVGEDGCFTGEVEYYAYGPTKAEAIRELAASEGYDLERCYAYSDSATDLPMLQEVGHPHAVNPDRALRREAVAHGWPILEFRKPVPLKKRLPTFSVPPRPALVAAAAVGAAAATAGLVWYANRRRSTA; from the coding sequence ATGCTCGGGGACGTGGAAAACCACTCCTTGCCCCGCGCAGCGGCCTTCTTTGACCTGGACAAGACGGTCATTGCGAAGTCGAGCACACTCACGTTCAGCAAGTCCTTCTACCAAGGTGGGCTGATCAACCGCAGGGCCGCGCTGCGTACCGCATATGCCCAGTTCGTCTTCCTGGCCGGCGGCCTGGACCACGACCAGATGGAGCGCATGCGCGCGTATCTGTCCGACCTGTGCCGCGGCTGGAACGTGCAGCAGGTGCGGGAGATCGTCGCCGAGACCCTGCACGACCTGATCGACCCGATCATCTACGACGAGGCGGCCTCCCTCATCGAGGAGCACCACACGGCCGGGCGGGACGTGGTGATCGTGTCCACCTCGGGCGCCGAGGTGGTCGAGCCGATCGGTGAACTGCTGGGCGCGGACCGGGTGGTGGCCACGCGCATGGTCGTCGGCGAGGACGGCTGCTTCACCGGGGAGGTGGAGTACTACGCCTACGGCCCGACCAAGGCCGAGGCGATCCGGGAACTCGCCGCGTCCGAGGGCTACGACCTCGAGCGCTGCTACGCCTACAGCGACTCCGCGACCGATCTGCCGATGCTCCAGGAGGTCGGGCACCCGCACGCGGTGAACCCGGACCGCGCACTGCGCCGCGAGGCGGTCGCGCACGGTTGGCCGATTCTGGAGTTCCGCAAGCCGGTCCCGCTCAAGAAACGGCTGCCCACGTTCTCCGTGCCGCCCCGGCCGGCGCTCGTCGCGGCGGCGGCCGTTGGAGCTGCGGCCGCGACAGCCGGTCTCGTCTGGTACGCCAACCGGCGCCGCTCCACGGCCTGA
- a CDS encoding type II secretion system F family protein — MSGDVVHRLGMFGGVTPALGWAVWRLDLVRRRRRARRRVAELLGREVPAPRSRFAAADAARWWLPPAGAVCGTWVLVGGVTGAVLGLGTGVVLWRWRSRQAAAGRAAPVDEAAATRQLPLAADLLAACVAAGAGPVIAAQAVGEALDGPVGQALAQGAAEVRLGGEPAAAWRRLAELPGAGALARLLERADESGLPAAGPAARLASDARAQWARTATARARRAAVLISAPVGLCFLPAFIAVGVLPVVIGLAGGVVGGR; from the coding sequence ATGAGCGGGGACGTTGTCCACAGGTTGGGGATGTTCGGGGGCGTGACGCCGGCCCTCGGCTGGGCGGTTTGGCGGTTGGATCTGGTCCGGCGGCGGCGTCGGGCACGGCGTCGGGTGGCCGAGCTGCTGGGCCGGGAGGTTCCGGCGCCCAGGTCGCGGTTCGCGGCGGCGGACGCTGCGCGGTGGTGGCTGCCGCCGGCCGGGGCGGTGTGCGGCACCTGGGTCCTGGTCGGCGGCGTGACCGGGGCCGTCCTGGGACTGGGGACCGGGGTCGTGCTGTGGCGCTGGCGCAGCCGGCAGGCGGCGGCAGGCCGGGCGGCGCCGGTCGACGAGGCCGCGGCCACCCGCCAACTCCCGCTCGCGGCCGACCTGCTGGCTGCCTGTGTTGCGGCCGGTGCCGGCCCGGTGATCGCCGCCCAGGCGGTGGGGGAGGCGCTCGACGGGCCGGTGGGGCAGGCGTTGGCGCAGGGCGCGGCCGAGGTGCGCCTCGGCGGTGAACCGGCGGCCGCCTGGCGGCGGTTGGCCGAGCTGCCCGGCGCCGGGGCCCTGGCGCGGCTGCTGGAGCGGGCTGACGAGTCCGGGCTCCCGGCGGCCGGTCCGGCCGCCCGTCTCGCCTCGGACGCCCGTGCGCAGTGGGCCCGTACCGCGACGGCCCGGGCCCGGCGCGCGGCCGTACTGATCTCCGCGCCGGTGGGTCTGTGCTTCCTGCCCGCCTTCATCGCGGTCGGTGTGCTGCCCGTCGTGATCGGACTCGCGGGGGGCGTGGTGGGAGGGAGGTGA